In one window of Rhodopseudomonas palustris HaA2 DNA:
- a CDS encoding DUF3126 family protein, producing the protein MDVQEVRKLDAYLKRVFGNPKIRVVPRPKKDDSAEVYIGEEFVGVLFVDDEDDDRSFQFQMAILEEDLADLG; encoded by the coding sequence GTGGACGTTCAGGAAGTCAGAAAACTCGATGCCTATCTCAAGCGGGTGTTCGGCAATCCGAAAATCCGCGTGGTGCCGCGGCCGAAGAAGGACGATTCCGCCGAAGTATATATCGGCGAGGAATTCGTCGGCGTGCTGTTCGTCGACGACGAGGACGATGATCGCTCGTTCCAGTTCCAGATGGCGATCCTCGAAGAGGATCTCGCCGACCTCGGCTGA
- a CDS encoding PilZ domain-containing protein, whose product MLLQKQTIQPATAERRRFQRVKIHLLGRYMLPDRREFPCQVINMSPGGLAMLAPGIGNVGDRVIAYLDHIGRVEGKITRIIDNGFAMTVGATPRKRDKLAAQLTWLANRDILNLPEDRRHDRIVPRNPISVLTLEDGSRMTCRIIDMSRSGAAIAAEQRPPTDTQVLLGRVAARVVRHLDDGFALEFVHEQNEDTLEDSVTTQ is encoded by the coding sequence GTGTTGTTGCAAAAGCAAACCATACAGCCGGCAACCGCCGAGCGGCGTCGATTCCAGCGCGTCAAAATCCACCTGCTGGGCCGCTACATGTTGCCGGACCGCCGTGAGTTCCCCTGTCAGGTGATCAACATGTCGCCGGGAGGGCTGGCGATGCTGGCGCCCGGCATCGGCAATGTCGGCGATCGCGTCATCGCCTATCTCGACCATATCGGCCGCGTCGAGGGCAAGATCACGCGAATCATCGACAACGGCTTCGCGATGACCGTCGGCGCCACGCCGCGCAAGCGCGACAAGCTCGCGGCGCAGCTCACCTGGCTCGCCAATCGCGACATCCTCAATCTGCCGGAGGACCGCCGCCACGACCGCATCGTGCCGCGCAACCCGATCTCCGTGCTCACGCTCGAAGACGGCAGCCGCATGACCTGCCGGATCATCGACATGTCGCGCTCGGGAGCTGCGATCGCCGCCGAGCAGCGGCCGCCGACCGACACGCAGGTGCTGCTCGGCCGGGTCGCGGCCCGCGTCGTCCGCCACCTCGACGACGGCTTCGCGCTGGAGTTCGTCCACGAGCAGAACGAAGACACGCTCGAAGACAGCGTTACTACGCAGTGA
- a CDS encoding DUF6949 family protein: MSPDAFNNLFSLLIGFAVAGALSSGYQAMLRRPAGFGLLQQGVVAQSFAAIPFLVFAAPFIIMRNILLGPRTEGRRRAEFVMLATVLAGTWSMMSGTVLLMALHAVGVIA; the protein is encoded by the coding sequence ATGTCGCCGGATGCGTTCAACAATCTGTTCTCGCTCTTGATCGGCTTCGCCGTCGCCGGCGCACTGAGCAGCGGCTATCAGGCGATGCTGCGGCGGCCGGCCGGTTTCGGGCTGCTGCAGCAGGGCGTGGTGGCGCAGAGTTTCGCCGCGATCCCGTTCCTGGTGTTCGCCGCGCCGTTCATCATCATGCGCAACATTCTGCTCGGCCCGCGCACCGAGGGACGCCGCCGCGCCGAATTCGTGATGCTGGCGACCGTGCTCGCCGGCACCTGGAGCATGATGTCCGGCACGGTGCTGCTGATGGCGCTGCACGCCGTCGGCGTGATCGCCTGA
- a CDS encoding PAS domain-containing protein — translation MKHPSSRAFFAYWDSQRGDAPAPDRSDVEPGAVRQLLGDIFVLSSDAAAGYPFRVAGTRLNALLGRDLKGESLPGLFGVDSRRDCEDILGVVADESLALVAGVTSSSPTGAVAHLELLLLPFAPRLHTPLTMTGLLAPLGPRSAGELGALRLTTWRTLGRQSRRLRPRVLRKWEVARGLIVYEGLR, via the coding sequence ATGAAGCATCCGTCGAGCCGCGCATTCTTTGCATATTGGGACAGCCAGCGCGGCGACGCGCCGGCGCCCGATCGCAGCGATGTCGAGCCCGGCGCCGTCCGCCAGTTGCTCGGCGACATCTTCGTGCTGTCCAGCGATGCCGCGGCCGGCTACCCGTTCCGCGTCGCCGGAACCCGGCTCAACGCCCTGCTCGGCCGCGATCTCAAAGGCGAAAGCCTGCCCGGCCTGTTCGGCGTCGACAGCCGTCGCGACTGCGAGGACATTCTCGGGGTCGTCGCCGACGAGTCGCTGGCGCTGGTCGCCGGCGTGACGTCGTCGTCGCCCACCGGCGCGGTCGCCCATCTCGAATTGCTGCTGCTGCCGTTCGCGCCCCGGCTGCACACGCCGCTGACCATGACCGGGCTGCTGGCGCCGCTCGGACCCCGGAGCGCCGGCGAACTCGGCGCGCTGCGGTTGACCACCTGGCGCACGCTCGGCCGGCAGTCCCGCCGGCTGCGGCCGCGGGTGCTGCGCAAATGGGAAGTGGCGCGCGGGCTGATCGTCTATGAAGGGCTGCGCTGA
- a CDS encoding gamma carbonic anhydrase family protein, translating into MAIYELDGQRPDLPQDGNYFIADTATVIGKVRLKPSATVWFGAVLRGDNEWIEIGEGSNVQDGSTCHTDPGFPLTVGRNCTIGHNVILHGCTIEDGALIGMGAIVMNGARIGRGSIVGAGAIVTEGKSFPENSLILGAPAKLARTLDPAQAAAMERPAMFYAANGPRYAKGLKKIG; encoded by the coding sequence ATGGCGATCTACGAGCTGGACGGGCAGCGCCCTGATCTTCCGCAGGACGGAAACTACTTCATCGCCGACACCGCCACGGTGATCGGCAAGGTGCGCCTGAAGCCGTCGGCCACCGTCTGGTTCGGCGCGGTGTTGCGCGGCGACAACGAGTGGATCGAGATCGGCGAGGGCTCCAACGTGCAGGACGGCTCGACCTGCCACACCGATCCCGGGTTTCCGCTGACCGTCGGCCGCAATTGCACGATCGGCCACAATGTCATCCTGCACGGCTGCACCATCGAGGACGGCGCCCTGATCGGGATGGGCGCGATCGTGATGAACGGCGCCCGCATCGGCCGCGGCTCGATCGTCGGTGCCGGCGCGATCGTCACCGAGGGCAAGTCGTTTCCGGAGAATTCGCTGATTCTCGGCGCGCCGGCCAAGCTGGCGCGGACGCTCGATCCGGCGCAGGCGGCCGCGATGGAGCGGCCGGCGATGTTCTACGCGGCCAATGGCCCGCGTTACGCCAAGGGCCTCAAGAAGATCGGCTGA
- a CDS encoding outer membrane beta-barrel protein — protein MKTFLFGTAAALVMMSSASAADLAARPYTKAAPIVAPVLTWNGFYIGGQGGYGWGSSDETVFAAANTPAFFGSQKYDTSGGFAGGVVGYNWQSGAVVFGLEGDYHWADINGTSSVINVGPPNLGDTYSTKLRGFGDIKGRLGYAAGPALWFVSGGAAVGDLQHRYDGGAANTFVQNKTKWGYTVGAGVEYMFAPSWSAKLEYNYIDLGRSTIQYTAAPTNRSEWKDTFHTVKVGINYHFNWGGPVVAKY, from the coding sequence TTGAAGACGTTTCTGTTCGGTACGGCGGCGGCACTCGTGATGATGAGTTCAGCCTCGGCGGCTGATCTGGCGGCCCGGCCCTACACCAAGGCGGCACCGATCGTGGCCCCGGTGTTGACCTGGAACGGCTTCTATATCGGCGGTCAGGGCGGCTATGGCTGGGGCTCGAGCGACGAGACCGTCTTCGCCGCCGCCAACACCCCGGCGTTCTTCGGCTCCCAGAAGTACGACACCAGCGGCGGCTTCGCCGGCGGCGTGGTCGGCTACAACTGGCAGAGCGGCGCCGTCGTGTTCGGTCTCGAAGGCGATTACCACTGGGCGGACATCAACGGCACGTCGTCCGTGATCAATGTCGGCCCGCCGAATCTCGGCGACACCTATTCCACCAAGCTGCGCGGCTTCGGCGACATCAAGGGCCGTCTCGGCTATGCGGCCGGTCCGGCGCTGTGGTTCGTCAGCGGCGGTGCCGCGGTCGGCGACCTCCAGCACCGCTATGACGGTGGCGCTGCCAACACATTCGTGCAGAACAAGACCAAATGGGGCTACACGGTCGGTGCCGGCGTCGAATACATGTTCGCGCCGAGCTGGTCGGCCAAGCTCGAATACAACTACATCGATCTCGGCCGCAGCACGATCCAGTACACCGCCGCGCCGACCAACCGCTCGGAGTGGAAGGACACCTTCCACACCGTCAAGGTCGGCATCAACTATCACTTCAACTGGGGTGGCCCGGTCGTCGCCAAGTACTGA
- a CDS encoding MarR family winged helix-turn-helix transcriptional regulator, with amino-acid sequence MPNRQNARKLAAADAAPARATAENDHRLSYQVIWDFVSISNNLEDMRRAWAKLFGISGSQWLILMAISDLDQGNGVSVGDVSDKIHAVSTFVTTQTKILERLGLINRVSSTTDARVVLMSLSETAQTKMTELKPRWEALHEYIFRDFDAEALHDVKAKLDMLKRRTKVAMQRVADDN; translated from the coding sequence ATGCCGAATCGGCAAAATGCTCGAAAGCTCGCAGCGGCTGACGCGGCGCCCGCCCGGGCGACAGCGGAGAACGATCATCGCCTGTCCTATCAGGTGATCTGGGACTTCGTGTCGATCAGCAACAATCTCGAGGACATGCGCCGCGCCTGGGCGAAGCTGTTCGGCATCAGCGGCTCGCAATGGCTGATCCTGATGGCGATCAGCGACCTCGATCAGGGCAACGGCGTTTCGGTCGGCGACGTCTCCGACAAGATCCACGCGGTCTCGACCTTCGTGACGACGCAGACCAAGATCCTCGAGCGGCTCGGCCTGATCAACCGCGTCAGCTCGACCACCGACGCCCGCGTCGTGCTGATGTCGCTGTCGGAGACGGCGCAGACCAAAATGACCGAACTGAAGCCGCGCTGGGAGGCGCTGCACGAATACATCTTCCGCGACTTCGACGCCGAGGCGCTGCACGACGTCAAGGCCAAGCTCGACATGCTGAAGCGTCGCACCAAGGTCGCGATGCAGCGCGTCGCGGACGACAATTAG
- the cysE gene encoding serine O-acetyltransferase — MVMHQINPQSAKLTTLDPIWERVRTEAEDVVRREPELASFIYASVLHHDRLEDAVVHRVAERLDHAALSGDLIRQTFEEALRDTPDIGNAFRADMVAIFDRDPATARFIDPLLYYKGYHAIQTHRLAHWLLRHGRKDFAYYLQSRASAVFQTDINPAATIGRGIFLDHATGLVVGETAVIEDDVSILHGVTLGGTGKEHEDRHPKIRHGVMIGAGAKILGNIEVGHCARIAAGSVVLKSVPHNMTVAGVPAKVVGEAGCAEPSRTMDQMLNAIGI; from the coding sequence ATGGTGATGCATCAGATCAATCCGCAATCCGCGAAACTGACGACGCTCGATCCGATCTGGGAGCGGGTACGCACCGAGGCGGAGGACGTGGTCCGCCGCGAACCGGAGCTGGCGTCGTTCATCTACGCCAGCGTGCTGCATCACGACCGGCTCGAAGACGCGGTGGTGCATCGTGTCGCCGAGCGGCTCGATCATGCGGCGCTGTCCGGCGATCTGATCCGCCAGACCTTCGAGGAAGCGCTGCGCGATACGCCGGACATCGGCAACGCGTTCCGCGCCGACATGGTGGCGATCTTCGATCGCGATCCGGCGACCGCGCGCTTCATCGATCCGCTGCTGTACTACAAGGGCTACCACGCCATCCAGACGCATCGGCTGGCGCACTGGCTGCTGCGCCACGGCCGCAAGGATTTCGCCTACTACCTGCAGAGCCGCGCCTCGGCGGTGTTCCAGACCGACATCAATCCCGCCGCCACGATCGGCCGCGGGATTTTTCTCGACCATGCGACCGGGCTCGTCGTCGGCGAGACCGCGGTGATCGAGGACGACGTCTCGATTCTGCACGGCGTGACGCTCGGCGGCACCGGCAAGGAGCACGAGGATCGCCACCCGAAGATCCGCCACGGCGTGATGATCGGTGCCGGCGCCAAGATCCTCGGCAATATCGAGGTCGGGCATTGCGCGCGAATCGCCGCGGGCTCGGTGGTGCTGAAGTCGGTGCCGCACAACATGACGGTCGCCGGCGTGCCGGCCAAGGTGGTCGGCGAGGCCGGCTGCGCCGAGCCGTCGCGCACCATGGATCAGATGCTCAACGCCATCGGGATCTGA
- a CDS encoding hybrid sensor histidine kinase/response regulator, producing the protein MSFDNASASLLRALVHAAPDGIFLVDRHQRIALFNPACEGLFGWSAREALGEDVATLIPDWRQQPALRSQVQARRRDGTTLTVTLATAASAADAASIVATVRERDITEQSRAERAIREADARVATLIQTVDNGVILTDRLGRIKTFNLACRRLFGYQADEVIDRHISMLAPAANADAIQSLLRRGNQADEHGRIGTVRGMTGLRRDGGTFPMELSAGTTVQDGEPVFVVAIQDLTDRKHTEERLAQAQKMEIVGQLSGGIAHDFNNLLTVIVGNAEFLADQLKARQDLRGLACEISRAGQRGAELTQRLLAFSRRQTLKPVAVDCNELVSSMHDLLRRTLREDIVIDIAFGAELCAAFADPAQLESAILNLSLNAQDAMLGGGRLSITTANVTLDASYQSLNQDVRPGDYVLIAITDNGSGMSKEVLDRVFEPFYTTKEVGKGSGLGLSMVYGFVKQSNGHVSLYSEPGLGTTVRLYLPAVAAGRPTGPERPDSVERLASRGEVVLIVEDDPFVRSYAVMCLRSLGYGVIAASDGAGALQTLDDDTHFDILFTDVVMPGGISGWELAETASRRRPDLRVLLTSGYALETIAGRSHGREHLAILTKPYRKADLARKLREVVESSPPAAICREC; encoded by the coding sequence ATGAGCTTCGACAATGCCAGTGCTTCACTCCTCAGGGCGCTGGTTCATGCGGCCCCCGACGGCATCTTCCTGGTCGATCGCCATCAGCGCATCGCGCTGTTCAACCCCGCTTGCGAGGGGCTGTTCGGCTGGTCGGCCCGCGAGGCGCTCGGCGAAGACGTCGCCACGCTGATTCCGGACTGGCGGCAGCAGCCGGCACTCCGGTCGCAGGTGCAGGCCCGGCGCCGGGACGGCACCACGTTGACCGTCACGCTGGCCACGGCCGCCTCGGCCGCCGATGCCGCGTCGATCGTTGCGACGGTGCGTGAACGCGACATCACCGAGCAGAGTCGCGCCGAACGCGCGATCCGCGAGGCCGACGCGCGCGTCGCGACGCTGATCCAGACCGTGGACAACGGCGTGATCCTCACCGACCGGCTCGGCCGGATCAAGACCTTCAACCTCGCCTGCCGCAGGCTGTTCGGCTACCAGGCCGACGAGGTGATCGACCGGCACATCTCGATGCTGGCCCCGGCGGCGAACGCCGACGCGATCCAATCGCTCCTTCGCCGCGGCAACCAGGCCGACGAGCACGGCCGGATCGGCACCGTCCGCGGCATGACCGGGCTGCGCCGCGACGGCGGGACGTTTCCGATGGAGCTGTCTGCCGGCACGACCGTGCAGGACGGCGAGCCGGTGTTCGTGGTCGCGATCCAAGACCTCACCGACCGCAAGCACACCGAAGAACGACTGGCGCAGGCGCAGAAGATGGAGATCGTCGGCCAGCTCTCCGGCGGCATCGCGCACGACTTCAACAACCTGCTGACCGTGATCGTCGGCAACGCCGAATTTCTCGCCGACCAGCTCAAGGCGCGGCAGGATCTGCGCGGGCTGGCCTGCGAGATCAGCCGCGCCGGCCAGCGCGGCGCCGAACTGACGCAGCGCCTGCTCGCGTTCAGCCGCCGGCAGACGCTGAAGCCGGTCGCGGTCGACTGCAACGAGCTGGTCTCGTCGATGCACGATCTGCTGCGCCGGACGCTGCGCGAAGACATCGTCATCGACATCGCGTTCGGGGCCGAGCTCTGCGCCGCCTTCGCCGATCCCGCGCAGCTCGAATCCGCGATCCTCAACCTGTCGCTGAACGCGCAGGACGCGATGCTCGGCGGCGGCCGGCTCAGCATCACCACCGCCAACGTCACGCTCGACGCCTCGTATCAATCGCTCAACCAGGACGTCCGTCCCGGCGACTACGTGCTGATCGCGATCACCGACAACGGCTCGGGAATGTCGAAGGAGGTGCTCGATCGCGTGTTCGAGCCGTTCTACACGACCAAGGAGGTCGGCAAGGGCTCCGGCCTCGGACTCAGCATGGTGTACGGTTTCGTCAAGCAGTCGAACGGCCACGTCTCGCTCTACAGCGAGCCCGGGCTCGGCACCACGGTGCGACTGTATCTCCCCGCGGTCGCCGCCGGCCGGCCGACCGGCCCGGAGCGGCCGGACTCCGTGGAGCGCCTCGCGTCGCGCGGCGAAGTCGTGCTGATCGTCGAGGACGATCCGTTCGTCCGGTCCTACGCGGTGATGTGCCTGCGCAGCCTGGGCTACGGCGTGATCGCCGCATCCGACGGCGCAGGCGCGCTGCAGACGCTCGACGACGACACCCATTTCGACATCCTGTTCACCGATGTCGTGATGCCCGGCGGCATCAGCGGCTGGGAGCTCGCCGAGACCGCGTCGCGCCGACGGCCGGATCTGAGGGTGCTGCTGACCTCCGGCTACGCGCTCGAGACGATCGCCGGGCGGAGCCACGGCCGCGAGCATCTGGCGATCCTGACCAAGCCGTACCGCAAGGCGGACCTCGCGCGAAAGCTGCGCGAGGTGGTCGAATCCTCGCCGCCGGCTGCCATCTGCCGCGAATGCTAA
- a CDS encoding rhomboid family intramembrane serine protease: protein MDSSPETQPLPPSPPEPPREPILNLPRALTAYVALLAVIHLRVLLPPDIDYWTIEMFGFIPKRYDATLLSAPFPGGTGAKIWTFVTYSLLHANLSHIFFNVLWLLPFGSALARRFGAARFFLFMAVTAIGGALAHLLTHAHEIAPMIGASASVSGAMAAAIRFAFARGSFLSFRSGDADAAARVPAQPLLRALRDPRVIAFLAIWFGINIIFGVGSIAVGNEGASVAWQAHIGGFFAGLLLFSLFDPVPRRAPAVIDPN from the coding sequence TTGGATTCGTCGCCCGAAACGCAGCCGCTGCCGCCGTCGCCGCCGGAGCCGCCGCGCGAACCGATCCTCAACCTGCCGCGCGCGCTGACCGCCTATGTGGCGCTGCTGGCGGTGATCCATCTGCGCGTGCTGCTGCCGCCGGACATCGACTACTGGACCATCGAGATGTTCGGCTTCATCCCGAAGCGCTACGACGCCACGCTGCTGTCGGCGCCGTTTCCGGGCGGCACCGGCGCCAAGATCTGGACCTTCGTCACCTATTCGCTGCTCCACGCCAATCTCAGCCACATCTTCTTCAACGTGCTGTGGCTGCTGCCGTTCGGCAGCGCGCTGGCGCGGCGGTTCGGCGCGGCGCGGTTCTTCCTGTTCATGGCGGTCACCGCGATCGGTGGCGCGCTGGCGCATCTTCTCACTCACGCCCACGAGATCGCGCCGATGATCGGCGCCTCGGCTTCGGTGTCGGGCGCGATGGCCGCGGCGATCCGCTTCGCCTTCGCCCGCGGCAGCTTCCTGTCGTTCCGCAGCGGCGACGCCGACGCCGCGGCGCGGGTGCCGGCGCAGCCGCTGCTGCGGGCGCTGCGCGATCCGCGGGTGATCGCCTTCCTGGCGATCTGGTTCGGCATCAACATCATCTTCGGCGTCGGCTCGATCGCGGTCGGCAACGAAGGCGCCAGCGTCGCCTGGCAGGCGCATATCGGCGGCTTCTTCGCCGGCCTGCTGCTGTTCTCGCTGTTCGACCCGGTGCCGCGCCGCGCGCCGGCGGTGATCGATCCGAACTAA
- a CDS encoding Crp/Fnr family transcriptional regulator, translated as MVTSLQSPNDLLAALPSAQFNLLRPYLRTMVLDFGQVLIEAGAPVRQVIFPHSGIVSTLARLQRGETIEVGVVGRDGVVGATSALFGVPSSCAAVVRFSGAASAIDASHFRAVAELSPALREALLRDQSSRTIKAEQTAACNAAHTAEARLCRRLLQSREMAGSDCMLLSQDLMAQMLGVKRNTISLIAHGLQQQGLIRYSRGRMAILDVEGLIRRSCECRSADRVPVAVLPLRSSATVVMQRPAPGSEFGQAQRSPS; from the coding sequence ATGGTGACAAGTCTCCAATCACCGAACGATCTGCTGGCCGCGCTGCCGTCGGCGCAGTTCAATCTGCTGCGGCCGTATCTGCGCACGATGGTGCTGGATTTCGGTCAGGTGCTGATCGAGGCCGGCGCTCCGGTCAGGCAAGTGATCTTTCCTCACAGTGGCATCGTGTCGACGCTGGCCCGGCTGCAGCGCGGCGAGACCATCGAAGTCGGCGTGGTCGGGCGCGACGGCGTGGTCGGCGCAACCAGTGCGCTGTTCGGCGTGCCGTCGTCGTGCGCGGCGGTCGTGCGATTTTCCGGCGCGGCCTCGGCGATCGACGCCAGCCATTTTCGCGCCGTCGCCGAACTCAGCCCCGCATTGCGCGAGGCGTTGTTGCGCGATCAGTCGAGCCGCACGATCAAGGCCGAGCAGACCGCGGCCTGCAATGCCGCGCACACCGCGGAGGCGCGGTTGTGTCGGCGGCTGTTGCAGTCCCGCGAGATGGCCGGCAGCGACTGCATGCTGCTCAGTCAGGATCTGATGGCGCAGATGCTCGGCGTGAAGCGCAACACCATCTCGCTGATCGCGCATGGGCTGCAGCAGCAGGGTCTGATCCGTTACAGCCGCGGCCGGATGGCGATCCTCGATGTCGAGGGGTTGATCCGACGCTCGTGCGAATGCCGAAGCGCGGACCGGGTGCCGGTCGCGGTCCTGCCGCTCCGGAGCAGCGCGACGGTGGTGATGCAGCGGCCCGCACCCGGGTCCGAATTCGGCCAGGCTCAGCGCAGCCCTTCATAG
- a CDS encoding transglutaminase-like cysteine peptidase: MFVSRGLRTGLIIAAAVVTMTAAAQAGDKVRYASIGDTTRAPIGWIEFCADNPGDCRSGRSQARDIVLTQTAWRDLLKVNSWVNDTIKPLTDMDHWGVIEKWSLPSDGYGDCEDYVLLKRKMLIAAGWPREALLITVVRDKKNEGHAVLTVKTDKGEFVLDNQNEEVVAWTETGYRFVKRQSQTDANEWVALGDSRPAVATASSQR, translated from the coding sequence ATGTTTGTTAGCAGGGGATTGCGGACGGGACTGATCATTGCCGCGGCGGTCGTCACCATGACGGCAGCGGCACAAGCGGGAGACAAGGTTCGCTACGCCAGCATCGGCGATACGACGCGCGCACCGATCGGCTGGATCGAATTCTGCGCCGACAATCCCGGCGACTGCCGCAGCGGACGCAGCCAGGCGCGCGACATCGTCCTGACGCAGACCGCGTGGCGGGATCTGCTCAAGGTCAACAGCTGGGTCAACGACACCATCAAGCCGCTGACCGACATGGACCATTGGGGCGTGATCGAGAAATGGTCGCTGCCCAGTGACGGCTACGGCGATTGCGAGGACTACGTGCTGCTGAAGCGCAAGATGCTGATCGCCGCCGGCTGGCCGCGCGAGGCACTGCTGATCACCGTGGTCCGCGACAAGAAGAACGAAGGCCACGCGGTGCTGACGGTGAAGACCGACAAGGGCGAGTTCGTCCTCGACAACCAGAACGAGGAGGTCGTCGCCTGGACCGAGACCGGCTACCGCTTCGTCAAGCGGCAGTCGCAGACCGACGCCAATGAATGGGTCGCACTCGGCGATTCCCGCCCGGCCGTCGCCACCGCCAGTTCGCAACGCTGA
- a CDS encoding porin: MNFVKGLMLGSTAVLMATSAQAADLPLKAKAVEYVKVCSLYGAGFYYIPGTDTCIKLGGYIRAEYAFNAGGMTETPSWSGNAGQGNRLSNNTIMRSRADVNIDTRTATEYGVVRTFFDSTFTWTTGSDSVAGGSLGVYFAFIQFAGFTFGKAVSQFSTPWHGGPGNITSNLLGGDDTSTGINQVSYTAEFGNGVSGSVSLEDQSAYRTSQLYNVNGATPLIFAGSASTYFAGNGSGLNNYAGTQIPDIVGKIRVDQAWGLFQVSAAAHQIRASYYVPTLETSGHPDDKWGFAVLAALSLKNLPTGKGDSINLDATYADGATRYVIGGTSPNAFAMYGSSSAVGAYQSVAFASSPDGVFGTGGQIQTVKAWGIRGAFNHNWNANWASSLFGAYSSVDFGGAGAALYNAGLNAAAPGFGTTYTGNPNFNIAQIGLRTVWTPVKNLSFSGEVMWMHLDQNYSGVTAGNVSPAATKPSARYEFKDQDTVVGAVRVQRTF, from the coding sequence ATGAATTTCGTTAAAGGCCTGATGCTGGGCAGCACGGCCGTCCTGATGGCGACTTCGGCGCAAGCCGCCGATCTTCCGCTCAAGGCGAAGGCGGTCGAATACGTGAAGGTCTGCTCGCTCTACGGCGCGGGCTTCTACTACATCCCGGGCACCGACACCTGCATCAAGCTCGGCGGCTACATCCGCGCCGAGTACGCGTTCAATGCCGGCGGCATGACCGAAACGCCCTCCTGGTCCGGTAACGCCGGTCAGGGCAACCGGCTGTCGAACAACACCATCATGCGTTCGCGCGCCGATGTGAACATCGACACCCGCACCGCGACCGAATACGGCGTCGTGCGCACCTTCTTCGATTCGACCTTCACCTGGACCACCGGCAGCGACAGCGTCGCCGGCGGCAGCCTCGGCGTCTACTTCGCCTTCATCCAGTTCGCCGGCTTCACCTTCGGTAAGGCGGTCTCGCAGTTCTCGACGCCGTGGCACGGCGGTCCGGGCAACATCACGTCGAACCTGCTCGGCGGCGACGACACCTCGACCGGCATCAACCAGGTCAGCTACACCGCCGAATTCGGCAACGGCGTGTCGGGCTCGGTCTCGCTCGAAGACCAGAGCGCCTACCGCACTTCGCAGCTCTACAACGTCAACGGCGCCACTCCGCTGATCTTCGCGGGCTCGGCCTCGACCTACTTCGCAGGCAACGGTTCGGGCCTGAACAACTACGCCGGCACGCAGATCCCCGACATCGTCGGCAAAATCCGCGTCGATCAGGCCTGGGGTCTGTTCCAGGTTTCGGCCGCCGCGCATCAGATCCGCGCCAGCTACTACGTCCCGACCCTCGAGACCTCCGGTCATCCGGACGACAAGTGGGGCTTCGCGGTCCTCGCCGCTCTGTCGCTCAAGAACCTGCCCACCGGCAAGGGTGACTCGATCAACCTCGATGCCACCTACGCTGACGGCGCGACCCGCTACGTGATCGGCGGTACCAGCCCGAACGCGTTCGCCATGTACGGCAGCAGCAGCGCCGTCGGCGCGTATCAGAGCGTCGCCTTCGCGTCCTCTCCGGACGGCGTCTTCGGCACCGGCGGTCAGATCCAGACCGTCAAGGCCTGGGGCATCCGCGGCGCGTTCAACCACAACTGGAACGCCAACTGGGCGAGCTCGCTGTTCGGTGCCTACTCGTCGGTCGATTTCGGCGGCGCCGGCGCAGCGCTCTACAATGCGGGCCTCAACGCAGCGGCTCCGGGCTTCGGCACCACCTACACCGGCAACCCGAACTTCAACATCGCTCAGATCGGCCTCCGCACCGTGTGGACTCCGGTCAAGAACCTGAGCTTCTCGGGCGAAGTGATGTGGATGCACCTCGACCAGAACTACTCCGGCGTGACCGCCGGCAACGTCTCGCCGGCCGCCACCAAGCCGTCGGCGCGTTATGAGTTCAAGGACCAGGACACTGTGGTGGGCGCCGTTCGCGTTCAGCGCACGTTCTAA
- a CDS encoding CBS domain-containing protein, with translation MTVRAILEAKGRYIYSVEPDERLSAAIRTLAERRVGAVLVMRGARLDGILSERDIVKVLADRGADALDGPVHAVMTREVVTCAQGDTVGEIMEVMTSQKFRHLPVLENERVVGLISIGDIVKWRLNEYEHEQQALHDYIKSA, from the coding sequence ATGACAGTGCGAGCAATCCTGGAAGCCAAGGGCCGTTATATCTACAGCGTCGAGCCGGACGAGCGATTGTCCGCCGCGATCAGGACGCTGGCCGAGCGGCGCGTCGGCGCAGTGCTGGTGATGCGTGGCGCCCGGCTCGACGGCATTCTGTCGGAGCGCGACATCGTCAAGGTGCTGGCCGATCGCGGCGCCGATGCGCTGGACGGTCCGGTGCACGCGGTGATGACCCGCGAGGTCGTGACCTGCGCGCAGGGCGACACCGTCGGCGAAATCATGGAAGTGATGACGTCGCAGAAGTTCCGGCATCTGCCGGTGCTCGAGAACGAGCGCGTCGTCGGCCTGATCTCGATCGGCGACATCGTGAAATGGCGGCTCAACGAATACGAGCACGAACAGCAGGCTCTGCACGATTACATCAAGAGCGCCTGA